Genomic segment of Candidatus Jordarchaeales archaeon:
GCGCCTCAGGGACCAGTCGCTGCAAAAGGAAACAAAAACAGTCCCCCACAAATGGGGATTGAAAGCAATTGTGTTTTTTTATTATTGAGTGTAAGTGTAATCGTGAAACAAAAACAGTCCCCCACAAATGGGGATTGAAAGTTTATAAACTGGTGTTTCGCCATTTGGCACCTCTGCTATAAGGAAACAAAAACAGTCCCCCACAAATGGGGATTGAAAGTACATCTATTGGCAGCGCGATTTTTTCATTCAGTATTGCGAAACAAAAACAGTCCCCCACAAATGGGGATTGAAAGTTCCACTTCTTCTCCAACAATCCACCCGAACCAGTCTGTGGAAACAAAAACAGTCCCCACAAATGGGGATTGAAAGGGAAACGCGCACCACATCAAGTCCTTGGACCCCATGAAGAAACAAAAACAGTCCCCACAAATGGGGATTGAAAGCGTCGAAAGATTCTGGCTCAACGGCCTCAGCCTTTACCTGAAACAAAAACAGTCCCCACAAATGGGGATTGAAAGTCAGGAGTTACAAGACCTCGTAAACGAGGTACTTCAAATTTAGAAACAAAAACAGTCCCCACAAATGGGGATTGAAAGAGTACCCCTCCCGGCCGGGAGGGGGGCGCCACGACGGCGCGAAACAAAAACAGTCCCCACAAATGGGGATTGAAAGAACATCAAACAAAAATAAAAGCATTCCCACAAAAAACAAGAAACAAAAACAGTCCCCACAAATGGGGATTGAAAGAGGAGCCGGCGGGTCAGACGGGCAAAGAAAGAAAACTAAAGAAACAAAAACAGTCCCCACAAATGGGGATTGAAAGTCGAGAGGGAATGTACGTAAAAAAACACAGCGTTAAGAAACAAAAACAGTCCCCACAAATGGGGATTGAAAGAAAAATTTTTTTAAAAAACGAGCCTGAGATTGTGTTTTTGCAGAAACAAAAACAGTCCCCACAAATGGGGATTGAAAGCCGAGCTCGAGCCGGGGTTCGCCGCGCTCAAAAGCCAGCTTGAAGAAACAAAAACAGTCCCCACAAATGGGGATTGGAAGATGGTGGGGGGTTGAAAGTAAAAATTTGGGGGTTGAATGTTGTGGTTGGGGGGCTTTTGGTTGGGTGTGTGGGGGTGGTTGAGTGGTAGAAAAGTGGTTATAGTGTGATGTTTAGTTTTTTTATGAGTTCGTGGCTTCTGTTGCGTAGGGTTACTTCTGTTATTCCTGCTGCTTCGCTTATTTGTCTTTGTGTGCGTTTTTCTCCTGTGATTATTCCGGCGATGTATAGGGCTGCGCTGCAGACTCCTATGGGGTCTTTTCCTGCTGTGATTCCTAGTTTTTTTGCTTCGTTTATTATTTGCATGGCGATTGTTTGGGTTTTTGGTGAGAGTGATAGTTCGTTGATTAGTCTTGGTAGGTAGTCTTTTGGGTCGGCTGTTGGGGTTTTTATCTGTAGTTCTTTTACTATTAGTCTGTAGCATCTTGCTAGTTCTTTTTTGTTGATTTGTGAGTATTTTGCGACTTCGTCGAGGGTTCGTGGTATTTTTCTTATTCTGCACGCGGTGTATATTGCGGCGGAGATCATTGCTTCTACGCTTCGTCCTCTGATTAGGCTTTTTTTGATTATTTTTCTGTATATGTTTGCGGCGGCTTGTTTTGCTGGTGTTGGTATAGCTAGTTGGCTTGCGATTCTTTCTAGTTCGCTCATTGCGTATGCTAGGTTTCTTTCTGTTGCGGTGGCTGTTCTTGTTCTTGTCTGCCACTTTCTGATGCGGTATATTGTTGCGCGCCTTCTCGGTGATAGGCGTTTTCCGTGTATGTCTTTGTCTCGCCAGTCGATGATGGTTGTTAATCCTTTGTCGTGGACGGTTGGTGATATTGGTGATCCTACTCGGCTTCTTTTTTGTTTTTCTTCGTTTGAGAAGGCGCGCCATTCTGGTCCGGGGTCGATGAGGTGGTGGTGGAGTACGAGTCCGCATTGTGAGCATACTACTTCGCCGCGCTGTGTGTCTTGGATGAAGTTGTTGGAGCCGCACTCGGGGCATGCTTGTTGGTTCATGTTTTCACCGAAAAGTTTTTATGGGGGCGGCTGGGCTTTATGGTGTTACTTTCTTATTTAAGTTTTTCGCTATGTTTATATTTTGGTTGGTTTCCCGTGTGGTTTGTTAGGGGTGGTTTTTTGGATTTGGTTGGTGCCTTGAGGGGTGTTCTCGGTAGGAATGTTGTTGGGGGTGTTTGTGGGGGGCGCCCGGCGGCTGTTCTTGTGCCTTTGGTTGTTCTGGGTGGTGTGGTTCACGTTGTTCTCGTTAAGAGGAGTAGTGGTTTGAGGTTTCATGGGGGTGAGTATGGGTTTCCGGGTGGTGTTGTGGAGGAGGGTGAGGGGTTTGTTGAGGCTGCTTTGAGGGAGGCTGAGGAGGAGGTTGGGGTGGGGCGGGGGCTTGTGGAGGTTTTGGGTTTTCTCCCGGTGGTTAGGACTCTTACCGGTTTTGTCGTTGTTCCCGTTGTGGGTTTGCTCAGCCTGCCGGAGGGTTTCAGCTTTAGGGTTAACCCGGCTGAAGTTGAGGAGGTTTTTGTTCCCCCGCTTGAGGGGCTGTTTAGGGGAAGGTGTGTTGACGCGTTTGGGGTTTGCTACGTGTATGATGGGCGTAGGGTTTGGGGGGCGACGGCGAGGGTGCTGTCGCGCTTGTTTGAGTCTCTCGGCTGGGTTCGGGACTAGGCGGCCTGCCGCTCTGGCTCCCGCCTAAGTTTTTCTTTCGTGTGTTTGGGCTTGTAGGGGGGTGGCGTCGCCTTTCAGCTTTTTCGCGTTTTTCGCCCCTTTTTTCCCTCTTTGTGGGTTTTAGGGGTTGAGGTGTGCTTTCCGTTTTGGCTGGCTATGTCTGTCTGTCGAAGAATATGTTTTTCTGTGTGGCTGAGACTGGGATTGCGAGCGCGTAGTCTGCGTCTATAATTTTTAGTTGTTTCGCTGCTTCTCCCGCCCTGAACATTATTCTGTTGTCTAGGTTTAGTGTTGAGGCTGTTTTGGCGGCGCTTCCAGCCGCTATTCCGAGGTCTACGAGTTTGAAGGCGCAGAAGGGTGTGTTTGGCCCCGCTTTGAGTCTTTCTTCACACGTCGGGTAACCGCAGTAGCCGCAGTTTACGCCGAGCGAGTCGCTTCTTTTAACTCCTAGGAGTAGGAGTGCGTCTGCTTGTTCTATGTTTGCGGCGTCTCTGCTCCAGTGTTTGTCTCCCGTTGCTTGGGCTGCGCGGTGCATCATTTCGGCGATCCTCCTCTTTTCCTCCCCTGTTACTACGGTTATTCTGACCGAGTCTGCCCCCCTCGCTTTGGGCGCGGTTTTCGCGCTTACCGCCATCTGGTGTATTATCGCCATGACGGCCTGGTTTTTGACTTCTTCAAAGGTGTGGGTTGGCATGTGCTTCACCCTTCTTTCCTGCTTCCTACCTTTCGAAGGCGTCGGCTTTGGCTTTAAGTTTCTCGAAGGTTGTTTTGAGGTTTTCGACTATGACCCTCGAGCCCGACAGGTCTATGAAGCTTAGTTCCCCCAGGTAGCGTGGGACGACGTGCACGTGGAGGTGTTGTATGCTTGCCCCGGCTGCCTTCCCCTGGTTTACGCCTATGTTGAAGCCGTGGGGGTTGTAGACTTCTCTTAGCAGCCTGACGGCTTTCTGGACTAGGGTGAATAGTCGTTTAACCTCCTCCCCGTCGAGCTCCTCTATTCCTTCGACGTGCCTTTCGGGGAAGACCATGAGGTGTCCGGGGTTGTAGGGGTACTTGTTGAGCACCACTATAAACCCGCCCCCCCTGTAGATGACCAGCGACTCGACGGCTGGGTCTCCGCGCGCTATGGCGCAGAGTATGCAGTCCACTTTTGGTCTCTCACCGCGCACGTAGTTGGCTTTCTCGGGGACGAGAATGTAGCTGGGAAACCTCACGTCCAAGATCCCACCACACCGCTTCACCCCTCAAACTCGCCTCCCTCCCTTAAAAACCTTTAACGGCCCTTCCTCCACCCTCCCACTTTAAGAAGAAGAGGCTTGGGCTTGCTGGAGTTAAGTTTATATGTGTCTCCAGGGTGTTTGTTGACTTGCGTGGTTACCCGTTGGCGGTACTGCTTCCGCGTGGCTGCCGGCGTGTTGATGTGCCGGGTGGTGGTTTAGATGCCTATAGGTGACCCTGACAAGAAGAGGATTGCGATGCACCACCTTCTGCAGGTTAAGATATGCATGAAGTGCTATGCCAGGAACCCTCTCTCAGCTGTCAAGTGTAGGCGGTGCAAGTCTAGGAGGCTTAGGCTTAAGAAGAAGAAGTAGCGTGTTTTCTTCCACTTTTTAGCGCCGCCTCGTAATATCCTCTTAATATGTCTGTTTCGTTGATTACTCCGACTATGTTTCCGGTGGCGTCCTTGACTGGGAGCTGGTTGAGGTCGTGTTTCAGCATTTTTAGGGCGCACTCTGTGAGGCTCGTGTGCTCGTTCACCATCACTATGTCGCGCGTCATTATCTCGCTAAGGGGTATGTTCGGGAGGTTGAGCTTCTTCGTTGTTATGTAGAATATGCTGCTGGCGTCCCAGCTCCAGTCCGTCCCCTCGCTCGTCGAGATGATGCTAGACACCTTCTCCTCCGACACCACTTCGCTCGCCTTTAGAAAGTCTGACTCGTCGACGACACCAACTAGCTTCCCCTTATCGTCGAGGACGTGGAGGACCGGGGCTTTGGCGAGCCTCATTATCGTGTAGGCCACCGGGAGCGGGGTTTTCTCCCAGGCAGCGATTATGACGCGCTGGACGAAGGGCTTTATGGGCTCACTCCTCTTCTCGACGGCGACCGCTTTCCTCACAACGTCCGAGACCGAGACCACTCCAACGAGGCTGCCGTCTGAGTCCACGACTGGGACGTGGGAAAGGTTCTTCTCGAGCATGAGCTTGACAAGGCTTACTACGTCGGCATCCGCTGAGACCGCCTCCGGGTCCCTCCTCATGAGGAGGGCTATCTGGGTTTCGTGAGGCTTCTCCATAAGCTCCTTGTGGGTTACAATGCCGGCAAGGGTCATCGTCCCCTTCTTGACCACTGGGACCACGTTGACGTTGCGCTTCCTCATGAGCTCGAGGACCTCGTCACGTGTCCCCGGAACGGTTGCGTAGACGAAGTCCCTGTTAACTATCTCTTTAACCTTCAAAGCCATGCTCCCTCCAAAGCTGGCGGCGTTAAAGGGAAGACTCCCTCTTCACTAATAAAGAGGGCTGCCGGAAATATAAATTGTTTCAATACGCTCCTTTCACAGCCTCCGGGGGGCTTATATGACGTGCTCCAGTGGAGGCGTCGCCTGCCTGAACCTCTTCTCCACCTGCTCATACCACCGCATCACTTCTGGGGTTATCGTCGGATGGACGCGCTGCAAAGCCGCCTCGAAGTGCCTCCTGTAAACCTTCTCCGCGTTCAAGTCCTCCCTCAACGCGAGTATCGCCGCCTCCTTGCAAACCGCCTCTATGTCGGAGCCAGCGTAGCCCTTGGTTAAGCGTGCCAGCTCGGCTAAGTCCACGTCCCCCGCGAGCGGCATCTTCCTGGTGTATATCTTGAATATCTCGAGGCGCGCCTTCTCGTCCGGCGGCGGAACTAGTATCAACCTGTCGAAGCGCCCGGGCCTTAAGAGAGCCGGGTCAATGAGGTCCGGCCTGTTAGTGGCAGCCATGACGACGACGTTGTGGAGCTTCTCGAGCCCATCTATCTCCGTTAGCAAGGTGCTTATAATGCGCTCAGTCACCTGGGAGTCGCCTACGCCGCTCCCCCTCCTCGGCGCGATCGAATCGAACTCGTCGAAGAACACTATGCTAGGCGCCGCCACCCTAGCCTTCCTGAAAACCTCCCTCACAGCCCTCTCGCTCTCGCCAACCCATTTGCTCAGCAGCTCGGGGCCCTTAACACTTATGAAGTTCGCTTCGCACATGGTCGCCACGGCCTTAGCTATGAGCGTCTTGCCGCAGCCAGGCGGCCCGTACAAGAGGACCCCTTTAGGCGGCTCTATCCCCATCCTCTCGAATGCCTCAGGCATCTTGAGCGGCCACTCGACCGCCTCGCGCACCTGCTGCTTAACCTCGTCTAGGCCGCCTATGTCCTCCCACTTTACGTTGGGCACCTCTATGAGCACCTCGCGTATGGCTGAAGGCTGCACCTCTTTCAGCGCCTCCAGGAAGTCTTGCTGGGTGACGACCATGCTCTCGAGTATCTCGGTTGGTATGGTTTCCTCGTCGAGGTCTATCTGGGGGAGGTACCTTCTGAGCGCCTTCATCGCTGCCTCCCTGCATAGGGCCTCGAGGTCGGCTCCTACGAAGCCGTGCGTCGAGGCGGCTAGCTGGTAGAGGTCGACGTCGTCAGCCAGCGGCATGCCACGCGTGTGTATCTGGAGTATCTCGAACCTGCCCTGCCTGTCGGGCACGCTGATCTCTATCTCCCTGTCGAAGCGCCCCGGTCTTCTGAGCGCCGGGTCTAAGGCGTTCGGCCTGTTCGTCGCGCCTATCACTATGACCCTTCCCCTCGACTTCAAGCCGTCCATCAGCGCTAGGAGCTGGGCTACGATCCTCCTCTCGACCTCTCCTGTAACCTCCTCTCTCTTCGGAGCTATGCTGTCTATTTCGTCGAGGAATATTATGCTCGGAGCGTTCTCCTCAGCCTCCTGGAATACCTCTCTGAGGCGCTTCTCCGACTCGCCGTAGAACTTGCTCATTATCTCGGGCCCGTTTATCGATATGAAGTGAGCGTCGGCCTCGTTCGCCACGGCCTTAGCTATGAGCGTCTTGCCGCAGCCAGGCGGCCCGTACAAGAGGACCCCTTTAGGCGGCTCTATGCCGAGGCGCTTGAAGAGCTCGGGGTGCTTTAAGGGTAGCTCTATCATCTCCCTCACTTTCTGTATCTCCTCGTGGAGTCCTCCTATGTCCTCGTACGTCACCTGGGTTGTGCCGACGGGTATCTCGCTGGCGGGCTTCTCGGATATGTGGAGGACTGTTTGCGGCCTGATCACCACTATGCCTTTCGGGTTTGTTTTGACGACGACGAACACTATCGCCTTGTTGAGCACGCTTACGTGAATAGTGTCCCCTTCGACCACAGGCTGCCCGACTAGTTTGCTCTTGACGAACCTCTCAAACCTGTTTTCGACGGGGAACTGCACGTTTGGAGGCGCCAGAGTTACAGACTTGGCGTACTGCTCCTTGGCCTTCGCTACGGTCACCTTGTCGCCCAGGGTCACGTTGGCGTTCTTCCTTATGTACCCGTCCATTCTTATGATGTCCTTGCCTTCATCCTCCGGGTACGCGGGCCACGCTATAGCTGCGGTCACCCGTCGCCCCCTAATTTCAACTATGTCCCCCGTGTGTATCCCGAGCATCTTCATTATCTCGCTGTCGATGCGCACT
This window contains:
- a CDS encoding transcription initiation factor IIB, which encodes MNQQACPECGSNNFIQDTQRGEVVCSQCGLVLHHHLIDPGPEWRAFSNEEKQKRSRVGSPISPTVHDKGLTTIIDWRDKDIHGKRLSPRRRATIYRIRKWQTRTRTATATERNLAYAMSELERIASQLAIPTPAKQAAANIYRKIIKKSLIRGRSVEAMISAAIYTACRIRKIPRTLDEVAKYSQINKKELARCYRLIVKELQIKTPTADPKDYLPRLINELSLSPKTQTIAMQIINEAKKLGITAGKDPIGVCSAALYIAGIITGEKRTQRQISEAAGITEVTLRNRSHELIKKLNITL
- a CDS encoding NUDIX domain-containing protein, producing the protein MVGALRGVLGRNVVGGVCGGRPAAVLVPLVVLGGVVHVVLVKRSSGLRFHGGEYGFPGGVVEEGEGFVEAALREAEEEVGVGRGLVEVLGFLPVVRTLTGFVVVPVVGLLSLPEGFSFRVNPAEVEEVFVPPLEGLFRGRCVDAFGVCYVYDGRRVWGATARVLSRLFESLGWVRD
- a CDS encoding DUF2148 domain-containing protein — encoded protein: MPTHTFEEVKNQAVMAIIHQMAVSAKTAPKARGADSVRITVVTGEEKRRIAEMMHRAAQATGDKHWSRDAANIEQADALLLLGVKRSDSLGVNCGYCGYPTCEERLKAGPNTPFCAFKLVDLGIAAGSAAKTASTLNLDNRIMFRAGEAAKQLKIIDADYALAIPVSATQKNIFFDRQT
- a CDS encoding HIT domain-containing protein, translating into MRFPSYILVPEKANYVRGERPKVDCILCAIARGDPAVESLVIYRGGGFIVVLNKYPYNPGHLMVFPERHVEGIEELDGEEVKRLFTLVQKAVRLLREVYNPHGFNIGVNQGKAAGASIQHLHVHVVPRYLGELSFIDLSGSRVIVENLKTTFEKLKAKADAFER
- a CDS encoding 50S ribosomal protein L40e, with the translated sequence MPIGDPDKKRIAMHHLLQVKICMKCYARNPLSAVKCRRCKSRRLRLKKKK
- a CDS encoding CBS domain-containing protein — translated: MALKVKEIVNRDFVYATVPGTRDEVLELMRKRNVNVVPVVKKGTMTLAGIVTHKELMEKPHETQIALLMRRDPEAVSADADVVSLVKLMLEKNLSHVPVVDSDGSLVGVVSVSDVVRKAVAVEKRSEPIKPFVQRVIIAAWEKTPLPVAYTIMRLAKAPVLHVLDDKGKLVGVVDESDFLKASEVVSEEKVSSIISTSEGTDWSWDASSIFYITTKKLNLPNIPLSEIMTRDIVMVNEHTSLTECALKMLKHDLNQLPVKDATGNIVGVINETDILRGYYEAALKSGRKHATSSS
- a CDS encoding CDC48 family AAA ATPase — protein: MEVQLRVEEAQKRDVGRSIVRIDSEIMKMLGIHTGDIVEIRGRRVTAAIAWPAYPEDEGKDIIRMDGYIRKNANVTLGDKVTVAKAKEQYAKSVTLAPPNVQFPVENRFERFVKSKLVGQPVVEGDTIHVSVLNKAIVFVVVKTNPKGIVVIRPQTVLHISEKPASEIPVGTTQVTYEDIGGLHEEIQKVREMIELPLKHPELFKRLGIEPPKGVLLYGPPGCGKTLIAKAVANEADAHFISINGPEIMSKFYGESEKRLREVFQEAEENAPSIIFLDEIDSIAPKREEVTGEVERRIVAQLLALMDGLKSRGRVIVIGATNRPNALDPALRRPGRFDREIEISVPDRQGRFEILQIHTRGMPLADDVDLYQLAASTHGFVGADLEALCREAAMKALRRYLPQIDLDEETIPTEILESMVVTQQDFLEALKEVQPSAIREVLIEVPNVKWEDIGGLDEVKQQVREAVEWPLKMPEAFERMGIEPPKGVLLYGPPGCGKTLIAKAVATMCEANFISVKGPELLSKWVGESERAVREVFRKARVAAPSIVFFDEFDSIAPRRGSGVGDSQVTERIISTLLTEIDGLEKLHNVVVMAATNRPDLIDPALLRPGRFDRLILVPPPDEKARLEIFKIYTRKMPLAGDVDLAELARLTKGYAGSDIEAVCKEAAILALREDLNAEKVYRRHFEAALQRVHPTITPEVMRWYEQVEKRFRQATPPLEHVI